DNA from Macadamia integrifolia cultivar HAES 741 chromosome 12, SCU_Mint_v3, whole genome shotgun sequence:
GATATTGCTGAATTCGCCTATAATAATTCCGTCAACCGCACCACAGGCcatacaccatttgagattgtccTTGGACTGCAGCTTTAACGACCGGTTGACTTGGTACCTTTACCACCTCAGGCCCGTATTAGTGTAGAAGCCGATGAGTTCCTTAGACACATCACGGAGGTACATGCTGATGTTCGTCGTCGCATCGCTGTTAGCAATGACGGATATCAAGCAACTGCCAATCGACATCGTCGCTACGTGGAATTTCAGCCTAGTGATTTGGTAATGGTTCGAATTCCACCTGAGAGGTTTCCTCCTAGTACAgtgcacaagctccatccttggaacatgggtccctacaaggtcttgaagggcattggcactaatgcttacatgctagagctacctcctactctgaagatcaacaatgtcttcaatgtagctgATCTGACGATATATTTGGGACACCATTCTGATGACGGTGACACTGAACACACCCTCAAACTTCCTCAATTTGCaaaccctaaagatgatgtcatcgaaGATGTTCTCGACAACAAGTTCACCACAGTTCGTGGGGGCAAAGGGTActactccttcctcatcaaatggaaaggtcgaccacgagaggattgtacttggatccatGCTGATGAATTTCAACGCCTTGACACGGACCTCTATGAGCACTACATGTCCCTTACCCATTCATTggagttgaatgattctaagaaagggggagctgatgtagatcgacattatggaaggaaatatgacaGGAAGAAtggtccagccttagtccacctaagtggctagggtccagccgAGAAGCGAGCCAAACCCCTAcatggtccacctgagtggctaagtacaaataagggccaattgggcccatcggctaggggaataattagtagttgtttttaattaactagtgggccattgggcccatcaagttgagtaagtggtatgtcaagtccaaattgtcttaggactatttgttttccacataggtttattattcctagtccaattttgaattcctagttgtagtaggagtgtctagtcttattgggaaactagctcctagtagtagtttgattgctattctgccctctacaAATAGAGAatcctatgtactcataatttcatatttgaataaagaataattgcagttaATTGCTTAAAACagctgggatagctgtgggtgagaagcccgggccaaGACAGctgctcctcccccacttttccctttgtttcttcttgtttaaagtttctattttatcctaaagttactgttgttgaagtatacgactgttgtgagtattcaaaagttcagatgtgtccaagttacaaaccagatttgattctctctcctgaagcctgcgattatttctcttaggtcagaaaatcaagaaagcttgtaacttcacaatcaGCCGTCAGAattctctcaactttgggggttttgtaccctccctagggactatctacgcccaaagtgcaactcaatcggactcttacagccctggccgcacgtctctctctctagctctataacaggtctttctctctcctatcgggttaggttttgggctggttttgctcctatatgggtattataTCCttagggatttatttgatggtattatttcttcatttcttactCCTaattgtattgtttggggttataaactgcggagttagttacttgtaatctactcctgcattagtcACCCTCcataatatatttataataaatagatCCAAGTACAAACATAGGTGGAAAAGGAAATACATTCCTAGTCTAATTCTAGTTTAGGAAACTAGAGATCTAATCTAACTTAGAAGGTAAACAATCTAATCTAACTTGGAAAGTAACTAAGATAACCATATCACGATggggacactccccctatcATGGATACATATTCCAATAAGACCACAGCCCCATATACCTTCTAATCCACCTCTATAATTCATTCGGTCCTAAGCCctttaaattctttgacatgtggacctctAATCCTAACATCATCAATGTTGTTAAGGAAGCCTGGCTCAAACCTGTCCAAACTTTCTCAACCCCAAAAATTGCCTACTCAAGGAAGCTTAGAAATGTTAAAGAAGCTTTAAAGCTTTGGAACAATAATACTTTTGGGAACATCTCTCTTGTTACTAATTGTAGGAACTGGCTGTCCTCCATCCAGATCCAGCTTCAATCTGATCACCTGAACTCCTCCTTGGTTGAAGAGAAATCTGTATCTGCAAACCTTTCAGCTCTTTTGGCCCAAGATGAAAGCATTTTAAGGAAAAAGGCTAGAATCAATTGGTTGGAATTAGGGGACTCCCAACTCTTCTTATTTCCATCGATCCTTGAAGGCCAGAAACAACTTCAACTCCGTTCTCATGCTAACAACTCCTGATGGTTCCCAACTATTCaaagtggatgagataaaagatGTTGCTATCAACCATTTCAAGCTCCTATTCAATCTGGATGCTTCACTGGCCTTGCCCATCCCTGAAGGACTTATCAATAAATTTGTTCCAGATAATGTTGCACTGATGCTCTGGTGATGTAGGAGGGCGCCTAgacaactaggtttcctacaggGACTACTCAACTAGAACAAGAATAACTCAACAGGGCTGGGATTGGGTTAGGTTCAATAGAGCTCAGCAATAATACAGATTAGGCATGTAAAGTAATGGACAAATTAACAGAGCAACAATGATCCATAATAGTCTAAGTATGAAAAGCGCATAAGCTACTTAAGCGTCAAATGGggatatggggaagggaacatggcaTCAGGTATATGTTAGGTTTAACACAAATCAACCAAGACACAAAGCAAGATAAGCAAACCATACAGTTCTCTAAAATCAGCCAGCTAGTAAAGTAAATCAGAAGGAATTTTTTTAAggataacagaaaataaaaggcttAAAAAAACAGTGAACAGTTTCAGATTTCAGTGGAGGGGTTGGGAAGATAACAATGGAGTCAATGGAGGTGGAATTGGGGAGGGGATTTACTTACCTTATTGCTGTCCAGAtctaaggagaagagaagaaaccaaGGTCTTCCAAAAACAGAGATGCAGTCTGCGCTAAGAAGAGCAAAGTGTAGCCATGACAGTCCTTGTTGTTGAGAATGATGCTTGAAGAAGTTGCAGCAATTTCAGCAGCATGTTCATAGGACCAGCAGGGTTGTATTAGAGGGACAACCGAGATTAGTGAGAGAAAGAgtgtcaagagagagagagaaggcaagaaagagatagagaaagtcgagaaagagagagggcgAGAGTGAGAAACGAGAGAGAGGGACGATGATTTTTCTTCATGCaataatttttcattaattgaagccgtggccaatggccttacataaataagaggaaaattattaaaagaaaatattattctaGGAAcaatatttcaaaaataaagaaactttctaaaaaaagaacaataggATAATtatctagtttcctaattattcaACACTACTAAATAATAAGATAAACTAAAGTAAAGCTACTAAAGTGAAAAAGATCTGGTGGGGGCCACAAGTATTGACcaattgggaggagagagagtcatacccaACTCTGGGAAGGTTGGTTcgattctctctccttccttctttcttccttcttccttcttccttcttttagtTTCCTTCTATGAGACTTTCTTTCAGCCATATAGTCTCAGCCATATAGAATGCACACATGGCTGGGTCTTGCGCCTACACCGCTCGTACAcgtggatgtccccatcaactctcccccggcttggaagaattcacctccggtgaattatGGCTCATGTAGTACTCAAGCAGATTCGGGTTTAGCTGTTGGATTTCTTGCACTGTGATCCAAGTGGTGTCAATTTTCAGACATCCACGCcatttgaccaagaactctctagaacctcttgtatgtgtggacacaatcctctcatcaaggatttcctcaatttcttcagttctcctcgtGACCTTAGGTACAGGTGGTAAGGAGgttgggggaagtggttgggttGGCTCAGCAGTCTCATCAAGGGTGGAAGGGAAGTCCTCAAGGTCATCAGGGTAAAAGAAGGTAATGGTAAAggcaccatggtatgggacaagATCTTCCACATTAAAAATGTTACTGATTTCCATACTGGTTGGTAGATCAAGGACATAAGCaatggcacctatcctcttaagTACCTTGAAAGGACCTGTGCTATGAGCATCTAGTTTGCTCgtttttcccctaacaaaacgttgcggcttgattctaaccatcaccatatctccCTTTTGAAACTCTtatagccttctgtgcacatttGCCTTTGACTTGTATTGATCGTTGCTCAGTGCTATATGTCTTCTTATATCTGCAtacaaatcatgtatatgctgagcaaaagattcggctgaTGGGGACGTCCTAGAACTGGACACAACTGGGacaaggtctatgggtgcccggggTTGGTATCCTGAATAAATCTCAAAGGgtgacagaccagtggtacggtttTTAGAACTATTATTCGCAAACTCGACCTGGCTAAGGACTcaatcccaactggtaaggtgctCTCCTATGAGGCAATGCAACAAATTTCCATACTCTTATTGACAACCTCAgtctgaccatcggtctgagggtggaagGCGGAAGAGAAACGGAGCTTGGTACCCATCATctgccatagggtcctccaaaaattaCTGGtaaacttaacatccctatcgaaCACTATAGTGAGGagcaacccatggtacttgacaacctcgttaaagaaaagtttggctatTATGGACGCatcagaggtcttagagca
Protein-coding regions in this window:
- the LOC122058001 gene encoding uncharacterized protein LOC122058001 — translated: MMMNTFIVQSAGVEHIKEEYISDADFSEVFNNLQGGGRDDKFAIHDGYLFKGTRLCIPNTSLRHHLIRELYGGGMDGHFGKDKTYSIIKDLYFWPQLLKDVQHVIQRCRTCQLAKGEKKNTGLYTPLPVPHAPWQDISMDFVLGLLPTREMYDSIFVVVDRFSKMARISVEADEFLRHITEVHADVRRRIAVSNDGYQATANRHRRYVEFQPSDLINNVFNVADLTIYLGHHSDDGDTEHTLKLPQFANPKDDVIEDVLDNKFTTVRGGKGNWLSSIQIQLQSDHLNSSLVEEKSVSANLSALLAQDESILRKKARINWLELGDSQLFLFPSILEGQKQLQLRSHANNS